The Aggregatilinea lenta genome includes a region encoding these proteins:
- a CDS encoding ferric reductase-like transmembrane domain-containing protein: MERSSTWMDILSILLSMLILALAGVWLWNSNVFDTSLLDSGNLTWYLIRASGTTAFTLLTLSVLWGLAISSGVVKSWSPGPLTMLLHASLSWLALGFALGHGLLLLADSYFSYRLTDILIPFTGPYRPLATGLGIVVFWMLVIITPSFALKKRLMSYRAWKLLHYTSYIAFVLAAAHGLTAGTDGGKLGFQILFGASLLVSAILLRYRIKIRQRPTARRAPGTANSSAGQLVAPYRHG; this comes from the coding sequence ATGGAACGCTCATCGACCTGGATGGATATCCTGTCCATTCTCCTCAGCATGCTTATCCTGGCGCTGGCAGGGGTCTGGCTATGGAACAGTAACGTATTCGACACGTCGCTGCTGGACAGCGGCAACCTGACATGGTACTTGATTCGCGCCTCCGGCACGACGGCCTTCACTTTGCTGACGTTGTCGGTGTTGTGGGGGCTGGCGATCAGTAGCGGGGTGGTGAAAAGCTGGTCGCCCGGCCCGCTGACGATGCTGCTGCACGCGTCGCTGTCGTGGCTGGCGCTGGGCTTCGCGCTGGGGCACGGCCTGCTGCTGCTGGCCGACAGCTACTTCAGCTATCGCCTGACGGATATCCTGATCCCCTTCACCGGGCCGTATCGTCCACTGGCGACCGGGCTGGGCATCGTAGTGTTCTGGATGCTGGTAATCATCACGCCCAGCTTCGCGCTTAAGAAGCGGTTGATGAGCTACCGCGCGTGGAAGCTGCTGCACTACACCAGCTACATCGCGTTCGTGCTGGCTGCCGCGCACGGCCTGACGGCGGGCACGGACGGGGGCAAGCTCGGCTTCCAGATCCTGTTCGGGGCCAGCCTGCTGGTCAGCGCGATCCTGCTGCGCTATCGCATCAAGATCCGCCAACGCCCCACCGCGCGCCGCGCGCCCGGCACCGCGAACAGCTCTGCGGGGCAGCTCGTAGCACCTTATCGGCACGGTTAA
- a CDS encoding ABC transporter substrate-binding protein has translation MRKSSLLIVCVLVVALAIPLAPTSSRAVQAQGDDTLTVLCTPQEDWCVAMTQAFQEETGIETSYVRMSSGESLARIRATADDPEFSVWWGGPADAFIAAYGEGLLEPYEPELASVLPEVAVGEDHSWHGVYIGALGFCSNVELLDELGIEAPTSWQDLLDPALKGNVAMAHPATSGTAFTAFWTGVTLQADELEAAEEGTGYDEEGAPTEAAVDAAFEYFGELHQNILQYTRSGSAPGQMAGNSEIAVAIIFSHDCVKLQQEGFQDVLVNTFPEEGTGYEVGGMALIKNAPEPDAAKQWIEWALTPEAQAVAQTVNSLQLPTNPETPVSELSVNLAEVNLVDYNFVAAGAVRNDIVERFDSDIAPQPTE, from the coding sequence ATGAGAAAAAGCTCCCTTCTTATCGTCTGTGTCCTTGTGGTCGCCCTGGCGATCCCGCTGGCCCCGACTTCGTCCCGTGCCGTACAGGCCCAGGGCGATGACACGCTGACCGTCCTCTGCACGCCCCAGGAAGACTGGTGCGTGGCTATGACCCAGGCCTTCCAGGAAGAAACCGGCATCGAGACGTCCTACGTCCGCATGTCCTCCGGCGAATCGCTGGCGCGCATCCGGGCGACGGCGGACGATCCTGAGTTCTCGGTCTGGTGGGGTGGCCCGGCGGACGCATTCATTGCCGCCTATGGTGAAGGTCTGCTGGAACCGTACGAGCCTGAGCTGGCATCCGTTCTGCCCGAAGTCGCTGTGGGCGAGGATCACTCGTGGCACGGCGTCTACATCGGCGCGCTGGGCTTCTGCTCCAACGTCGAGCTGCTCGACGAGCTGGGCATTGAAGCCCCGACTTCCTGGCAAGACCTGCTCGACCCGGCTCTGAAGGGCAATGTGGCGATGGCGCACCCGGCGACCTCCGGCACGGCATTCACGGCCTTCTGGACCGGGGTGACGCTGCAGGCGGATGAGCTGGAAGCCGCTGAAGAAGGCACCGGCTACGACGAAGAGGGCGCCCCAACCGAGGCCGCGGTCGACGCCGCGTTCGAGTACTTCGGCGAGCTGCACCAGAACATCCTGCAATACACCCGCTCCGGTTCTGCGCCGGGCCAGATGGCCGGTAACAGCGAAATCGCTGTGGCGATCATCTTCTCGCACGACTGCGTGAAACTCCAGCAGGAAGGCTTCCAGGACGTGCTGGTCAACACCTTCCCCGAAGAGGGCACCGGCTACGAAGTGGGCGGCATGGCGCTGATCAAGAACGCGCCCGAACCAGACGCGGCCAAGCAGTGGATCGAGTGGGCGCTTACCCCTGAGGCGCAGGCGGTTGCCCAGACCGTGAACTCCCTCCAGCTTCCGACCAACCCCGAGACGCCCGTGTCGGAACTATCGGTGAATCTGGCCGAAGTAAATCTGGTCGATTACAATTTCGTGGCGGCAGGCGCTGTGCGCAACGATATCGTCGAGCGTTTCGACAGTGACATCGCGCCGCAGCCGACCGAATAG
- a CDS encoding SH3 domain-containing protein — protein MKRTALLFATMFGMVLAAGPAFAQGGQDYITLTDSTPSIDVVVAQTPGTTGVVGLEMVEAAVLMLDVNGLPVFQGADGRVHQLELRLAPTADTYTLSAERLSGASQSYVRVMSQPALTEPDLTFAVSQSQEPLTLYQSTDLTLNANTPSQVIDVTIADGTTGTVEVSFPGAAVGVDVSDSNGQTVASLGAGAIDGMSLVLDGGTYRLTLVSAQIEQQTSANVSVMSALPSTLDSLALAVDTQPVAQPDSQVATDTTAAVADTNTVCVFSVEATAVNLRSGPGEGYSVLGVGVNSEQFQVGGANADGTWVLVGAADGSATWVARSTGTLQGDCQGLAVYDIPSLNAPDSQVTVSQPGPFRFDEDEHEGFEGHEDHGFEHDD, from the coding sequence ATGAAACGCACTGCACTGTTGTTTGCAACGATGTTTGGCATGGTGCTCGCTGCCGGCCCTGCGTTTGCCCAGGGCGGGCAGGACTATATCACACTGACCGATAGCACCCCGAGTATCGACGTTGTTGTGGCGCAGACGCCGGGCACAACGGGCGTCGTCGGGCTGGAAATGGTCGAGGCGGCGGTGCTCATGCTGGACGTAAACGGGCTGCCGGTGTTTCAGGGTGCAGATGGGCGGGTGCACCAACTCGAACTGCGCCTCGCACCGACGGCGGACACTTATACACTCTCGGCAGAGCGGCTCAGCGGCGCGTCGCAATCATACGTCCGCGTGATGTCGCAGCCCGCCTTGACCGAACCGGACCTGACGTTTGCGGTCAGTCAGTCGCAAGAGCCGCTGACGCTGTACCAATCCACCGATCTGACGCTGAACGCCAACACGCCCTCCCAGGTGATCGACGTGACCATCGCCGACGGGACGACCGGCACGGTCGAGGTGTCGTTCCCTGGCGCGGCAGTCGGCGTGGACGTCTCGGACAGCAATGGCCAGACCGTAGCATCCCTGGGCGCGGGCGCAATCGATGGTATGTCGCTCGTGCTCGATGGCGGCACCTACCGCCTGACGTTGGTGTCCGCTCAGATCGAGCAGCAAACATCCGCCAACGTCAGTGTGATGAGCGCGCTGCCTTCGACGCTGGACAGTCTGGCACTCGCGGTTGATACCCAGCCTGTCGCACAGCCTGATTCGCAGGTCGCCACCGATACCACCGCTGCCGTGGCTGATACCAACACTGTGTGTGTGTTCTCGGTAGAGGCGACTGCGGTGAACCTGCGCAGCGGCCCCGGCGAGGGCTATAGCGTGCTCGGCGTTGGCGTCAACAGCGAGCAGTTTCAGGTGGGCGGCGCGAACGCTGACGGCACCTGGGTGCTGGTCGGGGCAGCAGACGGTTCCGCGACCTGGGTGGCGCGCAGTACGGGCACGCTGCAAGGCGATTGCCAGGGCCTCGCCGTCTACGACATCCCGTCGCTGAATGCGCCGGATTCGCAGGTGACGGTTAGCCAGCCCGGCCCGTTCCGCTTCGATGAGGACGAGCACGAGGGCTTCGAGGGCCACGAAGATCACGGCTTCGAGCACGACGACTAG